ATTAAGAAGATGAGAAAGTTATTGCAGTTGCTGGGTTTACGCTTTGTCCGAGTTTTATTCTTTTCATTACTTTGCTTGCTACTGTCTGGGATGGGTGCTAGAGTTTCCTTAGAGAGTAGTGGTACAGCTAGTATGGATGTTTTTGATTTTCAGAGGGTTCTTAGTTATTACAACAAGATGGATTTTAGAAGTGTAGTATCAAACTACTATTTAGCCAAAGACAAGAGTTTGCTTCAAAAGCTTGATGATAAATTCTACTTTGTGTTTGCAAATTCGCTATACAAGACTTCTAATTTCTACGAGCTTATAGGTTTCTCTAATCTCTCAATAAGTGATTCTTTTTTATCAAATAATATTCTACTTCTAGTAGGTTTTGGTCTGTCAGAGCTTAGAAACTTTAGTAATTCAACATCAATTATTCTTTCTTGTATCTCAAACGAATACTTGAAGTATTACTCGGATTTGGTGGAGTATTATAGGTTTAGAAACAGTATTTTCATGGGCAACGAATATGTTCCTCAAGCTGATATTGCTAGGTTTCTAAAGCAGGAGGATGTGGACAAGATAACGGAGATTTTACATTCACTTAGTGATGATTTTGCGGTAGTAGTATCTAGGTTACTTCAGCATGTGGTAAAGAGACTGAATTTAAAATCTCTGGTTAAGAGTCTTGTTGGGAAGAAATATAAAGCACAGTCTTCTGCTGTTTTAGTTGCTAGGAGTTTGTTGAAAGGTGGATTTACAGTAGAAGGTAGTGATCTTATGCTTACTCTCTCACTGCCACCTTCTGTTAGTAAGTATTACAGATCACTTTTATTACTTGAGAAAGGACAATATGTTGATGCAGGTAAAGTTGTAGCAGGAGTTTTAAGTAGTTTTAAGGAAAATAGGAAAGATTTTGCGCACTATGGTATTTCTTTTGATGATGTTCTAGTCTTGAGCTTGAGGGTGCACAGTAGAAATTCAAGAGATTTTGATAACGGTGCTAGGAAATATCTAGAAGTTGGAGGTGTGAAGTTTCTGGAGTATGTTCTTAGAAATTATAAGTTACTTTCAAGAGAAACTCATCTTAAGTTCGTAATGAATTATTTCTCAAAAGTTGATCTAAGCTATACAACTAAGTTTTTCTCTTCTGCGTTTATATCTTATAACCTACATGAAGGCAACAAAGATATTGTGAAGGAGTTTTGTAAGTTTATGCTGAGAAGAACGAAGAATTCTGCTTGGGAGAAGGAGTTTCTATTGCTTACTTTTCTGTTGACTGAGGAAAATGATGAAAAACTAAGGATTGCAAGAGAGATAATAACGAAGTATCCGTTTACCTATGAATATCTTGCTATTCTGAACTATTCCAAGAAGGTAACCAACAGTTTTCTAGAGACTATACTTTCTAAGCTTTCTGAGGAATATCAGGAGATTTATAAAAGATATACTTCAAATACTAACATTGGGGATTTGAATTCGCTTGTGGGAATGAAGGTTTTTGCAAACCATTTTGGTGTAAAACTGAGTCCAGATGTTGATGTCTGGAGGGAAGTGGAGCGGTTTAGGAAAGAATTGGTATCTAAACTTGTAACTGAGACGAATACTGATGATGTTGAAGCTACAACAAATCACATAAGTTCTGGAAATAAAAGAGTGCAACTTCCAAACTATGTTTCTGTTCTTTTTGAGAAGGGTCTTATTCTAGATGCGCAGTTAGAAGTTAGAAAGTTTTTCCCTAAACCTGATTTGAAATATCTTAGTCTATTTGAAAGGTATGGTTTGATTGACTATATTTGTCGTGCTTATGAGAGAATGGGATTTTATAGGGATAATGTCTATAACCGTAAAGCTGTGGTTGCATTAGCATTTATTAGGGAGTTGTATCCTACACCTTTTTACGACAAAGTTGGTGAGTTATCGTCTAAATATGGTGTTGATAAAAGTTTCGTTTATGCAATTATGAGGCAGGAGAGTAGATTTTCTCCGCATGTTCTATCAACTGCTAATGCTATGGGGCTTATGCAACTTATACTTCCAACTGCTGAAGCTGTTGCTAGAAGGTTTCTAAAGATGGAAGCTCCACTTTCTCCTATAGATGTGTACGCAATTGACAATAACCTTGAGCTTGGTATTGCTCATATTTATGAGCTCTATCAGGTGTTTGGCAAATATTCAGAAGGGTTTAGGGATATTCTTGTTATTTCCTCCTACAATGGAGGAATAACAGCTGTAAGGAAATGGTATGATTCACTGAAAGTTGAAGATGAAAGTATCTTTGTTGAAGGAATTAGATTTCATGAGACTAGAGAGTATACTAAGATAGTGCTAGAAAACTATTTCATTTACAAGAATTTTGTTTTGACAAGGACTAGGAGCTGATTCAATTGGATGAGTAAGCAGTATTCTAAACTTTTCGTTTACTTACTCTTTTGTTTATGGATAATATTTGCTAGTTGCAAGACTTTGCTTCAACCAAGCCTTTTAGTTGCTAGGAGAAATATTTACCCAGTCCCGACAGGGACTGCGAGAGAAAAAAGAAGGAAACCTAATTGTGAATTTAAGCTTCATTGAGTAGCTTAAGAATTATTTTGAAAGTAAATTTTAGGAATGGATAAAATTAGTTTCCAAGATTGAGAAGAATGGATATGAAGATTTCAGTGATAATTCCTGTTTATAGAGAACCAAGGTTATTAGGCGATATAGTTGAGAAAGTTTTGTCCTATGATTGGGAAGAGAAAGAAGTTTTAGTAGTTGTTGATGGCACACCTACTGAGGAAATTAATAAAGTTTTGGAGCGATTTGTAGGTTTGGAGGAGATTAAGGTAATATACAACTATGCTAGACTAGGTAAGGTTGAGTCTCTTAACAGAGCAGTTGATCTTTGTGAGGGGGAAGAAATACTGTTTCTAGATAATGATGTTGAGTTACCTTCTGACAAAGACTTTCTTAAAAAACTTTCGGAGAGCTTAGGAAAAGGTGACATAGTAGAAATGTCTAAAGAGGGTAGGTATACGAACTTTTTCTCAAAAATAGTGTCCTATGACTATCTAGGTGGAGCGATAGCGAGCTTGATATCTTCAAAGGTGTTTGGAAAGAACTTGTTCTTGTGTGGTTCTGCATTTGCTATAAGGAAGAAGACTTTTTTGGAACTTGGTAAGTTTCCTAAGGTGATAAATGAAGATTGGGGGTTGATCTTGAAGACTTTTGGAACTAATAGTAAGTTTTTATATCTTACTGACTTGAAGGTGAAAACAGAAGTTCCGCAGACTCTGGGGGAGTGGATAAACCAGAGAAAGCGTTGGTCAATAGGAATGAGGTTATGGTGGATAGAAGTTTTCAAGAAAATTTATCTATACTTTAGGAGTTTTCCTATCCTGTTCATAGTAGGGGCTATCTTTGGTATTCCTCTATTGGTTTCGGTTATAACTTCTGTTTTTATACCAAACAGTGAGATGCTTTCTGTGCTTCTGAGTTTGGTAGTGTTGGTAGGACAATATTTATCCCCGGCTTTTAGTGTGTCTTTGGTAGGACATTTGGTGACTTACATTTTGTTAGCTCTGAAGGGAGTGGTGTCACTGCTGGTGAGCGTTTTTCTTAATACTCTGCTCTTTTTTGTATTTTCTAAAATACTTAAGTTTAGGTTTAAGGTCTTTGAATTCGTGGTGTATTCAACTTTATATGTTCCGTTTCTTGTAAGTTTTTATATAGTTTATGGTTGGTTAGTCTCTTTGTTTGATAGAAGTAATATCGACTGGGTTATTTTTGCTGAAGCAGAGTAATGGTTTTATTTCACTTTAATACCAAGCTTCTTAGGTGCTTGTTGAGAATATTCACTCAGTTCAGGCAGAGACTGCAAGAAAAGAAGGAGCTAAGCTTGATTGTGAATTTTAGACTTATTGTTTCTAAGTAGTGCTTCTTTGTTGCAAGGTTTCACTTCATACCGAGTTTCTTGGAGCTTACTATAAATTTTGGACTTTATTATTGATAATTAATTATAGTTTCGTGGAAAGGGGAAGGTGTTTATATCTAAAATTTGGTTCTATGGAGAAGGGATGGTTTGGAGAGTTTGGTGGGAGGTATATACCAGAAGTTCTCTATCCTGTTGTGCAGGAGCTTGAGGAAGCTTACTATAGGATAGGTAGAAGTAGGGAATTTAGGGAGGAGCTTGACTATCTTCTTAAGAATTATGCTGGGAGGCCTACGCCTTTATACTTTGCAAAGAATCTTACCCAGTATGCTGGTGGTGCGAAAATTTACCTTAAGAGGGAGGATTTGCTTCATACGGGAGCTCATAAGATAAACAATGCCTTAGGGCAGGTACTTCTTGCTAGAAAGATGGGTAAGAGGAGGATAATAGCGGAAACTGGAGCTGGACAGCACGGTGTTGCTACTGCTACTGCTTGTGCTTTGCTTGGGATGGAGTGTGTAATATATATGGGTAGAGTGGATGTTGAGAGGCAGAAACCGAATGTTTTTCGTATGAAGCTTTTAGGAGCAAAGGTTGTGCCTGTTGAGAAGGGTAGTCAGACTCTTAAAGATGCGATAAATGAAGCTTTAAGAGATTGGACAGAGAATGTGAAAGATACTCTGTATGTGATAGGTTCTGTTGTTGGTCCTCACCCATACCCGACTATGGTGAGAGATTTTCAGTCTGTTATTGGAAAGGAGACTCTCAAGCAGATACTGGAGGTAGAGGGGAGGTTACCAAGTAAGGTGATAGCGTGTGTGGGGGGTGGAAGTAATGCTATTGGCATATTCTATCCGTTTATTAAGTATAGGGAGGTGGAGCTTATAGGTGTTGAGGGTGGAGGCAGGGGAGATAGGCTTGGAGAACATGCCTCTACTCTTTCTTTTGGTAAAGTTGGAGTATTGCATGGTGCGAAGTCTTATCTTCTTTATGATGAAAACGGACAGGTTGTGGAAACACATTCTATCTCTGCTGGGCTTGATTACCCTGGGGTTGGGCCAGAACACTCATACCTAAAATCTATAGGTAGAGCTAGGTATACTTATGTAAGGGATGGTGAAGCTCTTGAGGGAGTAAGGATTCTTTCTAGGTATGAGGGAATTATTCCTGCTCTAGAGTCGGCGCATGCTGTATATTATGCTATAGGTGAAGCAGGTAGGATGAAGAAAGACGAAATAGTGATTGTTAATTTATCTGGAAGAGGTGACAAGGATCTTGGAATAATAATGGAGAGTATAAGTTTCTAAATACCTTTTGCTTATTTGTAGTAATTTAGTCTATATTTGCCAAGTGTTAGTTTACCTACTTGAATGGATTTCGTTGGGCAATTGTGCAAGCATCTGAGACAGAATATACAATTCCCCCCGAATTTCACTTTTGACTCGGAGAAGTAAATATTCTTTAGGGGACAGATGTTTACACATTTCGCGCAACTAGTGCAATTTTCGTCAACCCAGAAATACTTCCAAAGGTGCTTTTTACCTAGGTTATACAGAAATTGTATCATAGGGTAAATGACGATATCGTATAGCCTGAAAGGTAGCCTAATTTTACCAGCAGATCTGTTTGGATCCTTTTGGTATTCTATTAGTTCAGCTTCAATTTTCTTTGCAAATTTTTTCGCTTTTTCTATGCTCTTAAGGCGTTTTTTCTCAAGAATTTTAAGGAGAGAGGAATCTTCTTTCACAAAGAAGACTATAAGTGAGTCTATTGTGAAAAGTTCGGAGAAACCGAGAAGTTTGTAGCCTTTTAAAGCAAGGATCTTATGTATCTTTCTTAGAGCATTCCCAGGACCTCCTCCATGAGTGCAGATTAGATATACTCCTTTACCGTCAACCTTTGGAAGTGAGGATATGTAGTCTTTGAATATCTTAGGAGCGTCAAGAGCGTAGACAGGAAACATGGCTAGAAGAACGTTGTGATCTGGTAATTCTTTTGACATTGCTTCTTCAACGGGAAGTTTAGAGATTTC
This portion of the Brevinematia bacterium genome encodes:
- a CDS encoding lytic transglycosylase domain-containing protein, which produces MDVFDFQRVLSYYNKMDFRSVVSNYYLAKDKSLLQKLDDKFYFVFANSLYKTSNFYELIGFSNLSISDSFLSNNILLLVGFGLSELRNFSNSTSIILSCISNEYLKYYSDLVEYYRFRNSIFMGNEYVPQADIARFLKQEDVDKITEILHSLSDDFAVVVSRLLQHVVKRLNLKSLVKSLVGKKYKAQSSAVLVARSLLKGGFTVEGSDLMLTLSLPPSVSKYYRSLLLLEKGQYVDAGKVVAGVLSSFKENRKDFAHYGISFDDVLVLSLRVHSRNSRDFDNGARKYLEVGGVKFLEYVLRNYKLLSRETHLKFVMNYFSKVDLSYTTKFFSSAFISYNLHEGNKDIVKEFCKFMLRRTKNSAWEKEFLLLTFLLTEENDEKLRIAREIITKYPFTYEYLAILNYSKKVTNSFLETILSKLSEEYQEIYKRYTSNTNIGDLNSLVGMKVFANHFGVKLSPDVDVWREVERFRKELVSKLVTETNTDDVEATTNHISSGNKRVQLPNYVSVLFEKGLILDAQLEVRKFFPKPDLKYLSLFERYGLIDYICRAYERMGFYRDNVYNRKAVVALAFIRELYPTPFYDKVGELSSKYGVDKSFVYAIMRQESRFSPHVLSTANAMGLMQLILPTAEAVARRFLKMEAPLSPIDVYAIDNNLELGIAHIYELYQVFGKYSEGFRDILVISSYNGGITAVRKWYDSLKVEDESIFVEGIRFHETREYTKIVLENYFIYKNFVLTRTRS
- a CDS encoding glycosyltransferase family 2 protein, with amino-acid sequence MKISVIIPVYREPRLLGDIVEKVLSYDWEEKEVLVVVDGTPTEEINKVLERFVGLEEIKVIYNYARLGKVESLNRAVDLCEGEEILFLDNDVELPSDKDFLKKLSESLGKGDIVEMSKEGRYTNFFSKIVSYDYLGGAIASLISSKVFGKNLFLCGSAFAIRKKTFLELGKFPKVINEDWGLILKTFGTNSKFLYLTDLKVKTEVPQTLGEWINQRKRWSIGMRLWWIEVFKKIYLYFRSFPILFIVGAIFGIPLLVSVITSVFIPNSEMLSVLLSLVVLVGQYLSPAFSVSLVGHLVTYILLALKGVVSLLVSVFLNTLLFFVFSKILKFRFKVFEFVVYSTLYVPFLVSFYIVYGWLVSLFDRSNIDWVIFAEAE
- the trpB gene encoding tryptophan synthase subunit beta, whose translation is MEKGWFGEFGGRYIPEVLYPVVQELEEAYYRIGRSREFREELDYLLKNYAGRPTPLYFAKNLTQYAGGAKIYLKREDLLHTGAHKINNALGQVLLARKMGKRRIIAETGAGQHGVATATACALLGMECVIYMGRVDVERQKPNVFRMKLLGAKVVPVEKGSQTLKDAINEALRDWTENVKDTLYVIGSVVGPHPYPTMVRDFQSVIGKETLKQILEVEGRLPSKVIACVGGGSNAIGIFYPFIKYREVELIGVEGGGRGDRLGEHASTLSFGKVGVLHGAKSYLLYDENGQVVETHSISAGLDYPGVGPEHSYLKSIGRARYTYVRDGEALEGVRILSRYEGIIPALESAHAVYYAIGEAGRMKKDEIVIVNLSGRGDKDLGIIMESISF
- a CDS encoding EFR1 family ferrodoxin (N-terminal region resembles flavodoxins. C-terminal ferrodoxin region binds two 4Fe-4S clusters.); the protein is MKILILYFSGAGSTKYFCDIISEEIKSFAEISKLPVEEAMSKELPDHNVLLAMFPVYALDAPKIFKDYISSLPKVDGKGVYLICTHGGGPGNALRKIHKILALKGYKLLGFSELFTIDSLIVFFVKEDSSLLKILEKKRLKSIEKAKKFAKKIEAELIEYQKDPNRSAGKIRLPFRLYDIVIYPMIQFLYNLGKKHLWKYFWVDENCTSCAKCVNICPLKNIYFSESKVKFGGNCIFCLRCLHNCPTKSIQVGKLTLGKYRLNYYK